The proteins below come from a single Mugil cephalus isolate CIBA_MC_2020 chromosome 7, CIBA_Mcephalus_1.1, whole genome shotgun sequence genomic window:
- the eif4g1a gene encoding eukaryotic translation initiation factor 4 gamma 1a isoform X2, which yields MNKPPQPITGPTSVPNPAPSPGLTQAAYGPGQPPSLVFATPTPPQMSSAPQPRQFAAGPRTLHQQGGYRALQSYYPNRATMATSAPRVQTSSGPRPVGPTHVYQPGSQMMMISQQQLNFAGSPQGYFIPPGQYRPPYMPPTQQYPVTSGTAGFYPGTSPAEYPGFAGAYYPAQPQYSPSVQPTPVMINPAQPQQQAPPPQQPPAQSQGPPKRERKQIRIRDPNQGGRDITEEIMSGGRSTTTPTPPQTTTPDVSPAQTNGEVAPPVVSVTRRDENTELAASAETPPPPATTNTEPVVEAKQETDSQTAPPVELAAPSVAPVAATEEPSSLIKEQPSPPPLRTEAAPATAPAEVVNKVSANAGDTVDAPVAPSAPLAQEAPMKTVEPQAAPVPASAPAPASAPAPAPVSAPTPASAPAPVSAPAPAPAPAPAPAPAPAPASAPAPAPAQAPAPVPAPSEKAPEKEEVKTEEKEKLKKEEQVPSTKVEPEVEVAATVSPVTVAKEETAAKTEAEASQRPPPVQEPAAPPAPDADVSAAPEPEPTPAETAEPLLSNGLPQESEELSEDMTFSGTTPHDKPDASVSQESTPVGKTETPAQEAEEEKEKEEEWKKKSEDVPPASVNCPEESMQAATSVPKKRKNMKEYNKKAAIGDLLDAFTEEPAKPVPEPPSAPVNPPAPVEIPDEKLADETWEEKEDKQNAEPDSTKSTPEPTEQKYQYKGNQEQWKPIDPEEKKRYDREFLLGFQFSSASMHKPEGLPSISDVVLDKVNKTPLRPADPARLMNVGPDFTPSYLGNLGSRSVGGPRGPPPGPRRSQQGQRKEPRKIISSMSLNDDVQLNKAEKAWKPSVKKSARSRGPEETEEDDSEQGKTAALFKRLRSILNKLTPQKFQELMKQVTELTIDTEERLKGAIDLVFEKAISEPNFSVAYANMCRCLMGVKVPTSDKPGVFVNFRKLLLNRCQKEFEKDQDDDEIFEKKQKEMEAAKEGEDRERLRVELEEARDIARRRSLGNIKFIGELFKLKMLTETIMHNCVVKLLKNHDEESLECLCRLLSTIGKDLDFEKAKPRMDQYFNQMDKIIKERKTSSRIRFMLQDVLDLRKNNWVPRRGDQGPKTIDQIHKEAEMEEHREQIKVQQQLMSKKDGGGGGGGGGGGGGSRMGGNMGGRGPHTPGGGRGSQPQDEGWNTVPISKNRPIDTTRLSKITKPGALDFNNQLLAPGGKGMWGSWGKGSSGGSGAKPAGGEQDSGRPATSTLNRFSALQQSGSLMSSADSDRRVPQRSSSSRERGGDRDRSERDRDRFDRFERGDGNQISKRSFSRESQERGGRSGDSRASVEPVRRVASMTDDRDRGSRDRGSRDRGSRDRGSRDRGSRDRGPSKDLTAKRESAPTPPPSLPKPALSEEELEKKSNAIIEEYLHINDLKEALQCVAELNSSSLLYVFVRNGVESTLERSTIAREHMGLLLHQLKKAGTLPTQQYYKGLQEILEVAEDMAIDIPHIWLYLAELITPMLHEGGIPMGQLFREISKPLVPLGMAGVLLVQILKLLCKEMTPKKVGTLWTEAGLSWNEFLPKDEDVNKFVTDQKVEFTTGEGLESKEVAKKKVFTGEELGKQLDRLLQDKADNQRIRDWVEANLDEQQTASNQFVRALMTSVCQSAIICDNPYKVDAQQINQRASLLQRYLCDEHKELQALYALQALMVHMEQPANLLRMFFDALYDEDVIKEEAFYKWESSKDPAEQTGKGVALKSVTAFFTWLREAEEESDKD from the exons ATGAACAAACCACCACAGCCTATAACGGGACCCACTTCTGTCCCAAATCCTGCCCCCTCCCCTGGATTGACACAG GCTGCCTACGGCCCTGGACAGCCCCCTTCTCTTGTTTTTGCCACCCCTACACCACCACAAATGAGCTCTGCACCACAGCCAAGACAG TTTGCTGCAGGGCCCCGTACTTTGCACCAACAG GGTGGATACAGAGCGTTACAG AGTTACTATCCAAATCGAGCCACCATGGCCACCAGTGCTCCGAGGGTACAGACGAGTAGTGGCCCTCGACCTGTTGGACCCACTCACGTCTACCAACCTGGctcacagatgatgatgatttcaCAGCAACAGCTGAATTTTGCTGGCTCTCCTCAGGGCTACTTCATCCCTCCTGGACAG TACCGGCCCCCATACATGCCACCTACCCAGCAGTACCCAGTGACCAGTGGGACAGCAGGGTTCTACCCAGGAACCAGCCCTGCTGAGTACCCTGGCTTTG CAGGAGCTTACTATCCAGCTCAGCCGCAGTACTCCCCATCTGTCCAGCCTACACCGGTCATGATCAACCCCGCCCAGCCGCAGCAACAAGCCCCGCCTCCTCAGCAGCCACCCGCACAGTCACAAGGCCCACCAAAGAGGGAACGCAAACAG ATAAGAATACGAGACCCCAACCAGGGCGGCCGTGATATTACAGAGGAGATCATGTCTGGTGGAAGGTCCACCACTACACCGACTCCCCCACAG ACCACAACACCTGATGTAAGTCCTGCACAGACCAATGGGGAAGTTGCGCCGCCTGTTGTTTCAGTGACAAGAAGAG atgaaaacacagagcTCGCTGCTAGTGCTGAAACCCCTCCGCCTCCCGCTACAACAAACACGGAGCCCGTTGTGGAGGCCAAACAGGAAACGGACAGCCAAACGGCCCCACCTGTCGAGTTAGCTGCGCCATCTGTAGCGCCCGTGGCCGCTACCGAGGAGCCATCCTCATTGATAAAGGAACAgccgtctcctcctcccctccgtACAGAAGCGGCACCTGCCACCGCTCCTGCCGAGGTAGTAAACAAAGTCAGTGCTAACGCCGGTGACACAGTAGACGCCCCTGTCGCACCTTCAGCACCATTAGCACAAGAGGCACCGATGAAAACGGTGGAACCACAGGCTGCTCCGGTTCCGGCTTCAGCCCCGGCTCCagcttcagctccagctccagctccagtttCTGCCCCGACTCCagcttcagctccagctccagtttCTGccccggctccggctccggctccagctccagctccagctccagctccagctccggcttcggctccagctccagctccagctcaaGCTCCAGCTCCAGTTCCAGCTCCGTCTGAGAAGGcaccagaaaaagaagaagtgaaaacagaggaaaaagaaaaattgaaaaaagaagagcaggtaCCCAGCACTAAGGTGGAGCCTGAAGTTGAGGTTGCGGCAACAGTTAGCCCCGTTACCGTGGCAAAAGAGGAAACTGCCGCAAAGACAGAAGCTGAAGCCTCCCAGCGTCCCCCTCCTGTACAGGAGCCTGCTGCCCCGCCGGCCCCGGACGCTGACGTCAGCGCCGCCCCCGAACCTGAACCCACACCGGCTGAAACAGCAGAGCCTCTTCTGTCCAACGGCCTCCCTCAGGAGTctgaagaactgtctgaggatATGACCTTTTCAGGCACTACACCCCATGACAAGCCCGATGCGTCTGTATCTCAGGAATCCACACCTGTGGGTAAAACGGAAACAccagcccaggaggcagaggaggagaaagagaaggaggaagagtggaagaagaaaagtgaGGACGTCCCACCTGCCTCTGTTAACTGTCCAGAGGAATCTATGCAAG CTGCTACATCTGTgccaaagaagaggaaaaacatgaaGGAGTACAACAAGAAGGCGGCCATTGGAGACCTCCTGGATGCCTTCACAGAG GAACCGGCCAAGCCTGTACCCGAACCCCCATCTGCTCCGGTCAATCCTCCAGCTCCAGTTGAAATTCCAGATGAGAAGTTGGCAGATGAGACctgggaggagaaagaagacaaGCAGAACGCAGAACCTGACAGCACTAAATCCACACCAGAGCCAACTGAGCAGAAATACCAGTACAAAGGTAACCAGG AACAATGGAAGCCGATAGACCCAGAGGAGAAGAAGCGGTACGACAGGGAGTTCCTCCTGGGCTTCCAGTTCAGCAGCGCCAGTATGCACAAACCCGAGGGCCTGCCGAGCATTAGTGATGTGGTCCTGGACAAG GTGAACAAGACTCCACTGCGTCCTGCTGACCCAGCTCGACTGATGAACGTTGGTCCAGATTTCACTCCCTCTTATTTGGGGAATCTCGGAAGCAGATCTGTGGGAGGACCACGAGGCCCG CCCCCTGGGCCACGCCGCTCTCAGCAGGGTCAGCGGAAAGAACCCAGGAAGATCATCAGCAGCATGTCCCTTAACGACGACGTGCAGCTCAACAAGGCTGAGAAGGCCTGGAAGCCCTCTGTGAAGAAGTCCGCTCGCAGCCGCGGCCCAGAGGAGACGGAAGAAGACGACTCCGAGCAGGGCAAGACTGCAGCGCTATTCAAGCGCCTGCGCAGCATCCTCAACAAGCTGACCCCACAGAAGTTCCAGGAGCTGATGAAACAGGTGACGGAGCTGACGATAGACACGGAGGAGAGGCTGAAGGGAGCCATTGACCTCGTCTTTGAGAAGGCCATCTCAGAGCCCAACTTCTCTGTGGCCTACGCCAACATGTGTCGCTGCCTTATGGGG GTGAAAGTCCCCACCTCAGACAAGCCAGGAGTTTTTGTAAACTTCCGCAAACTGCTGCTTAATCGCTGCCAGAAAGAGTTTGAGAAGGACCAGGATGACGACGAGATCTTtgagaaaaagcagaaggaGATGGAAGCTGCCAAAGAG GGAGAGGACCGTGAACGCTTgagggtggagctggaggaggccagAGACATAGCCCGACGCCGCTCACTCGGAAACATAAAATTCATCGGCGAACTGTTCAAGCTTAAGATGCTGACAGAAACCATCATGCACAACTGTGTAGTGAAACTACTGAAGAATCATGATGAGGAGTCTCTTGAGTGTCTCTGCAGACTGCTCTCCACCATTGGAAAAGACCTGGACTTCGAGAAGGCCAAG CCTCGTATGGATCAGTATTTCAATCAGATGGACAAGATCATCAAAGAGAGGAAGACCTCATCCAGGATCCGCTTCATGCTGCAAGATGTCTTGGATCTCAGAAAG AATAACTGGGTACCTCGGAGAGGAGACCAAGGGCCGAAGACAATTGACCAGATCCACAAGGAGGCCGAGATGGAGGAGCACAGGGAACAGATCAAAGTTCAGCAGCAGCTCATGTCCAAGAAAGAcggcggtggtggaggaggaggaggaggaggaggcggtggaaGCAGGATGGGAGGCAACATGGGAGGCCGAGGCCCTCACACACCGGGAGGCGGCCGGGGTAGCCAGCCTCAGGATGAGGGGTGGAACACTGTGCCCATCTCCAAGAACAGACCCATCGACACTACCCGCCTCAGCAAGATCACAAAG CCTGGTGCTCTGGACTTCAACAATCAGCTGTTGGCTCCGGGCGGCAAAGGCATGTGGGGAAGTTGGGGAAAAGGCAGCagtggaggaagtggagctAAGCCAGCGGGCGGAGAGCAAG ACTCTGGACGCCCGGCTACAAGCACTCTCAACCGCTTCTCGGCCCTGCAGCAGTCGGGCTCGTTGATGTCGTCGGCAGACTCTGATCGCAGAGTTCCTCAGAG GTCAAGCTCCAGCCGTGAACGCGGGGGCGACAGAGACAGGAGTGAACGCGACAGGGATCGATTCGACAGGTTCGAACGCGGCGATGGGAACCAGATCAGTAAGAGGAGCTTCAGCAGAGAGTCCCAGGAGCGCGGCGGCAGGAGCGGAGACAGCCGAGCCTCCGTTGAACCCGTGCGCCGCGTTGCCAGCATGACCGACGACAGGGACAGAGGAAGCAGGGATAGAGGAAGTAGAGACAGGGGAAGCAGAGATAGAGGAAGCAGAGACCGGGGAAGCCGGGACAGGGGTCCAAGCAAAGATCTCACAG CTAAGCGTGAGAGTgcccccactcctcctccgtctcttccCAAACCTGCTTTGTCAGAAGAGGAGTTGGAGAAGAAGTCGAACGCCATCATTGAAGAATACCTCCACATCAATGACTTGAAG GAGGCGCTGCAGTGTGTGGCAGAGCTCAACAGTTCCTCACTGCTCTATGTGTTTGTGCGGAACGGCGTGGAGTCGACACTTGAACGCAGCACCATTGCTAGGGAGCACATGGGTCTGTTGCTGCACCAACTTAAAAAGGCGGGGACTTTGCCCACACAGCAGTACTACAAAGG GCTACAGGAGATCCTGGAGGTAGCGGAGGACATGGCCATAGATATACCTCACATCTGGCTCTACTTGGCTGAACTCATTACCCCCATGCTCCATGAGGGAGGCATCCCTATGGGACAGCTCTTCAG GGAGATCTCCAAGCCTCTTGTTCCTCTGGGGATGGCCGGAGTGCTGCTGGTACAGATCCTCAAGCTGCTCTGCAAAGAAATG ACGCCCAAGAAGGTCGGGACTTTGTGGACGGAAGCTGGGCTTAGTTGGAACGAATTCTTGCCCAAGGACGAAGACGTCAACAAGTTTGTCACTGATCAG aAAGTGGAGTTCACCACAGGAGAGGGACTGGAGTCAAAGGAAGTCGCTAAGAAGAAGGTCTTTACTGGGGAGGAGCTCGGCAaacagctggacagactcctGCAGGACAAAGCCGACAACCAGCGGATCAGAGACTGGGTCGAG gccaaCCTGGACGAGCAGCAGACCGCTTCCAACCAGTTTGTACGGGCATTGATGACATCGGTGTGCCAGTCTGCCATCATAT GTGACAACCCGTACAAGGTGGACGCTCAGCAGATCAACCAGAGGGCCAGTCTGCTGCAGAGATACCTGTGTGACGAGCACAAAGAGCTGCAGGCCCTTTACGCCCTCCAGGCTCTGATGGTGCACATGGAGCAACCTGCAA ACCTGCTGCGGATGTTCTTCGACGCCTTGTACGACGAGGACGTCATTAAAGAGGAGGCCTTCTACAAGTGGGAATCCAGCAAAGACCCCGCAGAGCAAACGGGCAAAGGTGTGGCCTTGAAATCAGTCACCGCTTTCTTCACCTGGCTCCGCGAGGCCGAGGAGGAGTCTGACAAGGACTAA
- the eif4g1a gene encoding eukaryotic translation initiation factor 4 gamma 1a isoform X3, which produces MNKPPQPITGPTSVPNPAPSPGLTQAAYGPGQPPSLVFATPTPPQMSSAPQPRQFAAGPRTLHQQGGYRALQSYYPNRATMATSAPRVQTSSGPRPVGPTHVYQPGSQMMMISQQQLNFAGSPQGYFIPPGQYRPPYMPPTQQYPVTSGTAGFYPGTSPAEYPGFAGAYYPAQPQYSPSVQPTPVMINPAQPQQQAPPPQQPPAQSQGPPKRERKQVIRIRDPNQGGRDITEEIMSGGRSTTTPTPPQTTTPDVSPAQTNGEVAPPVVSVTRRDENTELAASAETPPPPATTNTEPVVEAKQETDSQTAPPVELAAPSVAPVAATEEPSSLIKEQPSPPPLRTEAAPATAPAEVVNKVSANAGDTVDAPVAPSAPLAQEAPMKTVEPQAAPVPASAPAPASAPAPAPVSAPTPASAPAPVSAPAPAPAPAPAPAPAPAPASAPAPAPAQAPAPVPAPSEKAPEKEEVKTEEKEKLKKEEQVPSTKVEPEVEVAATVSPVTVAKEETAAKTEAEASQRPPPVQEPAAPPAPDADVSAAPEPEPTPAETAEPLLSNGLPQESEELSEDMTFSGTTPHDKPDASVSQESTPVGKTETPAQEAEEEKEKEEEWKKKSEDVPPASVNCPEESMQAATSVPKKRKNMKEYNKKAAIGDLLDAFTEEPAKPVPEPPSAPVNPPAPVEIPDEKLADETWEEKEDKQNAEPDSTKSTPEPTEQKYQYKEQWKPIDPEEKKRYDREFLLGFQFSSASMHKPEGLPSISDVVLDKVNKTPLRPADPARLMNVGPDFTPSYLGNLGSRSVGGPRGPPPGPRRSQQGQRKEPRKIISSMSLNDDVQLNKAEKAWKPSVKKSARSRGPEETEEDDSEQGKTAALFKRLRSILNKLTPQKFQELMKQVTELTIDTEERLKGAIDLVFEKAISEPNFSVAYANMCRCLMGVKVPTSDKPGVFVNFRKLLLNRCQKEFEKDQDDDEIFEKKQKEMEAAKEGEDRERLRVELEEARDIARRRSLGNIKFIGELFKLKMLTETIMHNCVVKLLKNHDEESLECLCRLLSTIGKDLDFEKAKPRMDQYFNQMDKIIKERKTSSRIRFMLQDVLDLRKNNWVPRRGDQGPKTIDQIHKEAEMEEHREQIKVQQQLMSKKDGGGGGGGGGGGGGSRMGGNMGGRGPHTPGGGRGSQPQDEGWNTVPISKNRPIDTTRLSKITKPGALDFNNQLLAPGGKGMWGSWGKGSSGGSGAKPAGGEQDSGRPATSTLNRFSALQQSGSLMSSADSDRRVPQRSSSSRERGGDRDRSERDRDRFDRFERGDGNQISKRSFSRESQERGGRSGDSRASVEPVRRVASMTDDRDRGSRDRGSRDRGSRDRGSRDRGSRDRGPSKDLTAKRESAPTPPPSLPKPALSEEELEKKSNAIIEEYLHINDLKEALQCVAELNSSSLLYVFVRNGVESTLERSTIAREHMGLLLHQLKKAGTLPTQQYYKGLQEILEVAEDMAIDIPHIWLYLAELITPMLHEGGIPMGQLFREISKPLVPLGMAGVLLVQILKLLCKEMTPKKVGTLWTEAGLSWNEFLPKDEDVNKFVTDQKVEFTTGEGLESKEVAKKKVFTGEELGKQLDRLLQDKADNQRIRDWVEANLDEQQTASNQFVRALMTSVCQSAIICDNPYKVDAQQINQRASLLQRYLCDEHKELQALYALQALMVHMEQPANLLRMFFDALYDEDVIKEEAFYKWESSKDPAEQTGKGVALKSVTAFFTWLREAEEESDKD; this is translated from the exons ATGAACAAACCACCACAGCCTATAACGGGACCCACTTCTGTCCCAAATCCTGCCCCCTCCCCTGGATTGACACAG GCTGCCTACGGCCCTGGACAGCCCCCTTCTCTTGTTTTTGCCACCCCTACACCACCACAAATGAGCTCTGCACCACAGCCAAGACAG TTTGCTGCAGGGCCCCGTACTTTGCACCAACAG GGTGGATACAGAGCGTTACAG AGTTACTATCCAAATCGAGCCACCATGGCCACCAGTGCTCCGAGGGTACAGACGAGTAGTGGCCCTCGACCTGTTGGACCCACTCACGTCTACCAACCTGGctcacagatgatgatgatttcaCAGCAACAGCTGAATTTTGCTGGCTCTCCTCAGGGCTACTTCATCCCTCCTGGACAG TACCGGCCCCCATACATGCCACCTACCCAGCAGTACCCAGTGACCAGTGGGACAGCAGGGTTCTACCCAGGAACCAGCCCTGCTGAGTACCCTGGCTTTG CAGGAGCTTACTATCCAGCTCAGCCGCAGTACTCCCCATCTGTCCAGCCTACACCGGTCATGATCAACCCCGCCCAGCCGCAGCAACAAGCCCCGCCTCCTCAGCAGCCACCCGCACAGTCACAAGGCCCACCAAAGAGGGAACGCAAACAGGTA ATAAGAATACGAGACCCCAACCAGGGCGGCCGTGATATTACAGAGGAGATCATGTCTGGTGGAAGGTCCACCACTACACCGACTCCCCCACAG ACCACAACACCTGATGTAAGTCCTGCACAGACCAATGGGGAAGTTGCGCCGCCTGTTGTTTCAGTGACAAGAAGAG atgaaaacacagagcTCGCTGCTAGTGCTGAAACCCCTCCGCCTCCCGCTACAACAAACACGGAGCCCGTTGTGGAGGCCAAACAGGAAACGGACAGCCAAACGGCCCCACCTGTCGAGTTAGCTGCGCCATCTGTAGCGCCCGTGGCCGCTACCGAGGAGCCATCCTCATTGATAAAGGAACAgccgtctcctcctcccctccgtACAGAAGCGGCACCTGCCACCGCTCCTGCCGAGGTAGTAAACAAAGTCAGTGCTAACGCCGGTGACACAGTAGACGCCCCTGTCGCACCTTCAGCACCATTAGCACAAGAGGCACCGATGAAAACGGTGGAACCACAGGCTGCTCCGGTTCCGGCTTCAGCCCCGGCTCCagcttcagctccagctccagctccagtttCTGCCCCGACTCCagcttcagctccagctccagtttCTGccccggctccggctccggctccagctccagctccagctccagctccagctccggcttcggctccagctccagctccagctcaaGCTCCAGCTCCAGTTCCAGCTCCGTCTGAGAAGGcaccagaaaaagaagaagtgaaaacagaggaaaaagaaaaattgaaaaaagaagagcaggtaCCCAGCACTAAGGTGGAGCCTGAAGTTGAGGTTGCGGCAACAGTTAGCCCCGTTACCGTGGCAAAAGAGGAAACTGCCGCAAAGACAGAAGCTGAAGCCTCCCAGCGTCCCCCTCCTGTACAGGAGCCTGCTGCCCCGCCGGCCCCGGACGCTGACGTCAGCGCCGCCCCCGAACCTGAACCCACACCGGCTGAAACAGCAGAGCCTCTTCTGTCCAACGGCCTCCCTCAGGAGTctgaagaactgtctgaggatATGACCTTTTCAGGCACTACACCCCATGACAAGCCCGATGCGTCTGTATCTCAGGAATCCACACCTGTGGGTAAAACGGAAACAccagcccaggaggcagaggaggagaaagagaaggaggaagagtggaagaagaaaagtgaGGACGTCCCACCTGCCTCTGTTAACTGTCCAGAGGAATCTATGCAAG CTGCTACATCTGTgccaaagaagaggaaaaacatgaaGGAGTACAACAAGAAGGCGGCCATTGGAGACCTCCTGGATGCCTTCACAGAG GAACCGGCCAAGCCTGTACCCGAACCCCCATCTGCTCCGGTCAATCCTCCAGCTCCAGTTGAAATTCCAGATGAGAAGTTGGCAGATGAGACctgggaggagaaagaagacaaGCAGAACGCAGAACCTGACAGCACTAAATCCACACCAGAGCCAACTGAGCAGAAATACCAGTACAAAG AACAATGGAAGCCGATAGACCCAGAGGAGAAGAAGCGGTACGACAGGGAGTTCCTCCTGGGCTTCCAGTTCAGCAGCGCCAGTATGCACAAACCCGAGGGCCTGCCGAGCATTAGTGATGTGGTCCTGGACAAG GTGAACAAGACTCCACTGCGTCCTGCTGACCCAGCTCGACTGATGAACGTTGGTCCAGATTTCACTCCCTCTTATTTGGGGAATCTCGGAAGCAGATCTGTGGGAGGACCACGAGGCCCG CCCCCTGGGCCACGCCGCTCTCAGCAGGGTCAGCGGAAAGAACCCAGGAAGATCATCAGCAGCATGTCCCTTAACGACGACGTGCAGCTCAACAAGGCTGAGAAGGCCTGGAAGCCCTCTGTGAAGAAGTCCGCTCGCAGCCGCGGCCCAGAGGAGACGGAAGAAGACGACTCCGAGCAGGGCAAGACTGCAGCGCTATTCAAGCGCCTGCGCAGCATCCTCAACAAGCTGACCCCACAGAAGTTCCAGGAGCTGATGAAACAGGTGACGGAGCTGACGATAGACACGGAGGAGAGGCTGAAGGGAGCCATTGACCTCGTCTTTGAGAAGGCCATCTCAGAGCCCAACTTCTCTGTGGCCTACGCCAACATGTGTCGCTGCCTTATGGGG GTGAAAGTCCCCACCTCAGACAAGCCAGGAGTTTTTGTAAACTTCCGCAAACTGCTGCTTAATCGCTGCCAGAAAGAGTTTGAGAAGGACCAGGATGACGACGAGATCTTtgagaaaaagcagaaggaGATGGAAGCTGCCAAAGAG GGAGAGGACCGTGAACGCTTgagggtggagctggaggaggccagAGACATAGCCCGACGCCGCTCACTCGGAAACATAAAATTCATCGGCGAACTGTTCAAGCTTAAGATGCTGACAGAAACCATCATGCACAACTGTGTAGTGAAACTACTGAAGAATCATGATGAGGAGTCTCTTGAGTGTCTCTGCAGACTGCTCTCCACCATTGGAAAAGACCTGGACTTCGAGAAGGCCAAG CCTCGTATGGATCAGTATTTCAATCAGATGGACAAGATCATCAAAGAGAGGAAGACCTCATCCAGGATCCGCTTCATGCTGCAAGATGTCTTGGATCTCAGAAAG AATAACTGGGTACCTCGGAGAGGAGACCAAGGGCCGAAGACAATTGACCAGATCCACAAGGAGGCCGAGATGGAGGAGCACAGGGAACAGATCAAAGTTCAGCAGCAGCTCATGTCCAAGAAAGAcggcggtggtggaggaggaggaggaggaggaggcggtggaaGCAGGATGGGAGGCAACATGGGAGGCCGAGGCCCTCACACACCGGGAGGCGGCCGGGGTAGCCAGCCTCAGGATGAGGGGTGGAACACTGTGCCCATCTCCAAGAACAGACCCATCGACACTACCCGCCTCAGCAAGATCACAAAG CCTGGTGCTCTGGACTTCAACAATCAGCTGTTGGCTCCGGGCGGCAAAGGCATGTGGGGAAGTTGGGGAAAAGGCAGCagtggaggaagtggagctAAGCCAGCGGGCGGAGAGCAAG ACTCTGGACGCCCGGCTACAAGCACTCTCAACCGCTTCTCGGCCCTGCAGCAGTCGGGCTCGTTGATGTCGTCGGCAGACTCTGATCGCAGAGTTCCTCAGAG GTCAAGCTCCAGCCGTGAACGCGGGGGCGACAGAGACAGGAGTGAACGCGACAGGGATCGATTCGACAGGTTCGAACGCGGCGATGGGAACCAGATCAGTAAGAGGAGCTTCAGCAGAGAGTCCCAGGAGCGCGGCGGCAGGAGCGGAGACAGCCGAGCCTCCGTTGAACCCGTGCGCCGCGTTGCCAGCATGACCGACGACAGGGACAGAGGAAGCAGGGATAGAGGAAGTAGAGACAGGGGAAGCAGAGATAGAGGAAGCAGAGACCGGGGAAGCCGGGACAGGGGTCCAAGCAAAGATCTCACAG CTAAGCGTGAGAGTgcccccactcctcctccgtctcttccCAAACCTGCTTTGTCAGAAGAGGAGTTGGAGAAGAAGTCGAACGCCATCATTGAAGAATACCTCCACATCAATGACTTGAAG GAGGCGCTGCAGTGTGTGGCAGAGCTCAACAGTTCCTCACTGCTCTATGTGTTTGTGCGGAACGGCGTGGAGTCGACACTTGAACGCAGCACCATTGCTAGGGAGCACATGGGTCTGTTGCTGCACCAACTTAAAAAGGCGGGGACTTTGCCCACACAGCAGTACTACAAAGG GCTACAGGAGATCCTGGAGGTAGCGGAGGACATGGCCATAGATATACCTCACATCTGGCTCTACTTGGCTGAACTCATTACCCCCATGCTCCATGAGGGAGGCATCCCTATGGGACAGCTCTTCAG GGAGATCTCCAAGCCTCTTGTTCCTCTGGGGATGGCCGGAGTGCTGCTGGTACAGATCCTCAAGCTGCTCTGCAAAGAAATG ACGCCCAAGAAGGTCGGGACTTTGTGGACGGAAGCTGGGCTTAGTTGGAACGAATTCTTGCCCAAGGACGAAGACGTCAACAAGTTTGTCACTGATCAG aAAGTGGAGTTCACCACAGGAGAGGGACTGGAGTCAAAGGAAGTCGCTAAGAAGAAGGTCTTTACTGGGGAGGAGCTCGGCAaacagctggacagactcctGCAGGACAAAGCCGACAACCAGCGGATCAGAGACTGGGTCGAG gccaaCCTGGACGAGCAGCAGACCGCTTCCAACCAGTTTGTACGGGCATTGATGACATCGGTGTGCCAGTCTGCCATCATAT GTGACAACCCGTACAAGGTGGACGCTCAGCAGATCAACCAGAGGGCCAGTCTGCTGCAGAGATACCTGTGTGACGAGCACAAAGAGCTGCAGGCCCTTTACGCCCTCCAGGCTCTGATGGTGCACATGGAGCAACCTGCAA ACCTGCTGCGGATGTTCTTCGACGCCTTGTACGACGAGGACGTCATTAAAGAGGAGGCCTTCTACAAGTGGGAATCCAGCAAAGACCCCGCAGAGCAAACGGGCAAAGGTGTGGCCTTGAAATCAGTCACCGCTTTCTTCACCTGGCTCCGCGAGGCCGAGGAGGAGTCTGACAAGGACTAA